Below is a window of Paenibacillus bovis DNA.
TAGCGACCGATAGTGAAGCAGTACCGTGAGGGAAAGGTGAAAAGGACCCCGGAAGGGGAGTGAAATAGAACCTGAAACCGTGTGCTTACAAAAAGTCAGAGCCCGATATAGGGGTGATGGCGTGCCTTTTGTAGAATGAACCGGCGAGTTACGTTCCCGTGCAAGGTTAAGGTGAAAAGCCGGAGCCGCAGCGAAAGCGAGTCTGAATAGGGCGAGTTAGTACGTGGACGTAGACCCGAAACCGGGTGATCTACCCCTGTCCAGGATGAAGGTACGGTAACACGTACTGGAGGTCCGAACCCACGCACGTTGAAAAGTGCGGGGATGAGGTGGGGGTAGCGGAGAAATTCCAATCGAACCCGGAGATAGCTGGTTCTCCCCGAAATAGCTTTAGGGCTAGCCTCGGAAGGTGAGTCGCGGAGGTAGAGCACTGATTGGATGCGGGGCCCGCAAGGGTTACCAAGTTCAGTCAAACTCCGAATGCCGCAGACTTTATTCCGGGAGTCAGACAGTGGGTGCTAAGGTCCATTGTCAAAAGGGAAACAGCCCAGACCATCAGCTAAGGTCCCCAAGTGTGTGTTAAGTGGGAAAGGATGTGGAGTTGCTTAGACAACCAGGATGTTGGCTTAGAAGCAGCCACCATTGAAAGAGTGCGTAATAGCTCACTGGTCGAGTGACTCTGCGCCGAAAATGTAACGGGGCTAAACACACCACCGAAGCTATGGCTTGATACATTCGTATCAGGGGTAGGGGAGCGTTGAATTTAGGTTGAAGGTGTACCGTAAGGAGCGCTGGACAGAATTCAAGTGAGAATGCCGGTATGAGTAACGAAAAGATCAGTGAGAATCTGATCCGCCGAAAGCCCAAGGGTTCCTGAGGAAGGCTCGTCCTCTCAGGGTAAGTCGGGACCTAAGGCGAGGCCGAAAGGCGTAGTCGACGGACAACAGGTTGAAATTCCTGTACCACCGAAAGCCGTTATGAGCAATGGGGTGACGCAGGAGGGTAGTGACGCGGACTGATGGATGTCCGTCTAAGCAGTGAGGCTTGCATGTAGGTAAATCCGCATGCTCTAAGGCCAGGCTGTGATGGGGAGCGAAAATTATAGTAGCGAAGGTCATGATCTCACACTGCCAAGAAAAGCCTCTAGCCAGGAAGCAGGTGCCCGTACCGCAAACCGACACAGGTGGGCGAGAAGAGAATTCTAAGGCGCGCGGAAGAACTCTCGTTAAGGAACTCGGCAAAATGACCCCGTAACTTCGGGAGAAGGGGTGCCCCGGTAGTGTGAATAGCACGAGGGGGCCGCAGTGAAAAGGCCCAAGCGACTGTTTAGCAAAAACACAGGTCTGTGCGAAGCCGCAAGGCGAAGTATACGGGCTGACGCCTGCCCGGTGCTGGAAGGTTAAGGGGAGTGGTTAGCGCAAGCGAAGCTATGAACCGAAGCCCCAGTAAACGGCGGCCGTAACTATAACGGTCCTAAGGTAGCGAAATTCCTTGTCAGGTAAATTCTGACCCGCACGAATGGCGTAACGATTTGGGCGCTGTCTCAACGAGAGATCCGGTGAAATTTTAATACCTGTGAAGATGCAGGTTACCCGCGACAAGACGGAAAGACCCCATGGAGCTTTACTGCAGCTTGATATTGAACTGGGGTGCGATTTGTACAGGATAGGTGGGAGCCTACGAAGAGGGAGCGCAAGCTTCCTTGGAGGCGCCGTTGGGATACCACCCTGATCGCATCTGAGTTCTAACCTGGTACCGTGATCCGGTACAGGGACCGTGTCAGGTGGGCAGTTTGACTGGGGCGGTCGCCTCCTAAAATGTAACGGAGGCGCCCTAAGGTTCCCTCAGAATGGTTGGAAATCATTCGAAGAGTGTAAAGGCATAAGGGAGCTTGACTGCGAGACCTACAAGTCGAGCAGGGACGAAAGTCGGGCTTAGTGATCCGGTGGTACCGCATGGAAGGGCCATCGCTCAACGGATAAAAGCTACCCTGGGGATAACAGGCTTATCTCCCCCAAGAGTCCACATCGACGGGGAGGTTTGGCACCTCGATGTCGGCTCATCGCATCCTGGGGCTGAAGTAGGTCCCAAGGGTTGGGCTGTTCGCCCATTAAAGCGGTACGCGAGCTGGGTTCAGAACGTCGTGAGACAGTTCGGTCCCTATCTGTCGTGGGCGCAGGAAATTTGAGAGGAGCTGTCCTTAGTACGAGAGGACCGGGATGGACGCACCGCTGGTGTACCAGTTGTTCCGCCAGGAGCATCGCTGGGTAGCTACGTGCGGACGGGATAAGCGCTGAAAGCATCTAAGCGTGAAGCCCCCCTCAAGATGAGATTTCCCAACTAGTAAGACCCCTTGAAGACGACGAGGTAGATAGGTTGGGGGTGGAAGTGCAGCAATGCATGGAGCTGACCAATACTAATCGGTCGAGGGCTTATCCAATAAAGCTTTCTAAAGCAGCGATGTTACGTTTCGGATTCAGTTTTCAGGTGATCAACCTGTAAGGTAAGACGTTTGGTGATGATGGCGGAGGGGTTCCACACGTACCCATCCCGAACACGACCGTTAAGCCCTCCAGCGCCGATGGTACTTGGACCGCAGGGTCCTGGGAGAGTAGGACGTTGCCAAGCGACGAAAAAGAAAGACGTTATCCACTGGATAGCGTCTTTTTTGTTTGGGTTTTAAGCCTGCTTTGCTGCATTGTAGATGGACCTATGGAGAGATGAATATACGTAGGAAGCGTTTTTGCCTACTTAAAAGACTCTTTCCAAGTGGAAAGAGTCTTTGTATAGTTGTTTTCCTGGGTATGTTTTTCTGACGAGAACTTTATTACAGCAACATCTTCTTTTGCTAATCATTAAATTTAATAGGCTGTTGCACTACTTATTTCATTCCTTATCGCTTCATTATTTATTTCAATACAAAACCTACCTTACGTACTCTTTAAATTAGAGATCTTGGAGTTGGGTTTTATATTTTGGGTCTGTGAGCAGTACTAGAAGTTCTTATATTTGATAAAACTAAAATTAAAAACGAATCCAAAAGCGATCTGGATTCGTTTTATCCGATATACCAGTGCATATAAATATGTTGGTAGATGTAATAGAGTTTGCTTTATGAAATATATTATAAAGTAAACTTTATTATATCTACATCTACATCTACATTAGCTCAAATTTGTTTTTTACTTCTACCTTTTGATTATTAGCTGATGTAGTAGGATACATCTTCTTTGCTTAGTTTGAGCATCCCGTCTTTGCGCTGTCTTGTTAATCGCACTAAAATCATCAGACGTGGAATACATAGCCAGAGATGCCATACAACCAATGAAGCGGAGAAAGATACCGGCAGCCACATGAACAAGACGGCAGTAAAGCAAAGGCCGATCCACGTGGTATGTAGCAGTACACGCCGGAATATTGTATATCCCATGTATTGATCAGGCAGGTAGCCGATCCATGGATACTGGAATTGGAATCGCCATCTTTTACGCAAATGATTTACGGTCATAATCAGGACAGATCGCGATATAACAAATTGAACCCATAATACCAGAGGGAATGATAACAGCCAAAAGCCGATGCTCTCCCAGGAAAAATAGAACAATTCTATAATCAATGCAATGATAGGCAGAGATAGGTAACTCCAGAACCATAGCTTGGAGATTGTCCATTTTTTGATAAGTTTATATTGGTAGAATGTTGCGTTTTGCTGAGGCTCTGCTGCCATAGGGGCGCAATCCACCTTTCTGCATGTGTTTGGATAGTATTCCATATGTATATCGGTTATCTGCCATTATTTCTATACGGCACTTTAGGCTCAATTCTTATACAAATATCCTGGATATCGGGAAGAAACGAGGAATCCATTGATACGTGATTAAGCCACTGGCATCGTATTCAGCATTACAGGACAATGCCTATTGTTATGATTATAATAAGAATACGCTATAGCGTACAATAAATTTATGGGAATGACATTATGAATCATAAAAAAAACCAGTTATCTAAAATAGAAAGCAAGAATGGTACCACTAATCACAAACAAAGTAGTACTGCTCCATTGTATGAAAAACTGCTGCAATATGCTTCCTCCGGCCAGCGCAGTTTTCATGTGCCGGGACACAAAAATGGAGCTATTTATCAATCTTCTGCTATCTCGGAGACATTTGGACAGGATGTATGGGAGGCTATACTCCGGATTGATGTGACAGAAATTGAAGGAACTGATGACTTGCATCATCCCGAGGAAGTGATTCTGGAAGGACAACAGCTGGCGGCAGCATGCTTTGGAGCAGAAGAGTCGCACTGGTTAGTCGGTGGAAGCACATCAGGCAATCTGGCTTTACTATTAACTGTATGTACTCATCCCGGAGATATTGTTATTGTACAGCGAAATGTGCACAAGTCTATTATTCATGGACTCATGATGGCAGGTGCAAAAGCTGTTTTTCTGACGCCGGTTCTGGAGCCTCAAAGTACATTGGCTGTTATTCCTGATCTGCAAAGCGTTCAACAAGCGCTTCGTCAATACCCTGATGCCAAAGCGGTTATGCTGACATCTCCCAATTATTACGGTGTAGGTGCAGATCTGACAGCAATTGCAGCAGAATGCCATGCTCATCATATCCCTCTATTCATAGATGAAGCGCATGGCGCCCATTACGGCCATCATTCCCGCTTTCCGTCCAGCGCACTAAAGGCAGGAGCGGATGGTGTAGTGCAGTCTACACACAAAATGCTGGCCGCTATGACGATGGGAGCTATGCTGCATATACAGGGACCGCGAATAAATCGTACGCTTTCAAAGCAGCGCTTGTCTATGCTACAGAGTTCCAGTCCTTCTTATCCGATTATGGCTTCGCTTGATCTGAGTCGGTATCTGATTGATCAGTATGGAACAGAGCTGTTTGAAAAGGGACTTGAGGCAAGGGATAGCTTTGTGCAGGGAATAGCGGAAAGTGATCGTTTTGAAGTATTGAAGATAAGCTGTTCTGATGCCCAACACAGGGAGAATAAACAAACAGCAATAACCCTTAATACAGATACAGATACAGATACAGATATAGATATAGATATAGATACGGCTAGAGGCAGATTGGCAGAGAGCAGTGGGGAAAAAATAGCTCACTGGACACAGGATCCTTTTAAAGTCGTTATCTATGATCGTATG
It encodes the following:
- a CDS encoding aminotransferase class I/II-fold pyridoxal phosphate-dependent enzyme, producing MNHKKNQLSKIESKNGTTNHKQSSTAPLYEKLLQYASSGQRSFHVPGHKNGAIYQSSAISETFGQDVWEAILRIDVTEIEGTDDLHHPEEVILEGQQLAAACFGAEESHWLVGGSTSGNLALLLTVCTHPGDIVIVQRNVHKSIIHGLMMAGAKAVFLTPVLEPQSTLAVIPDLQSVQQALRQYPDAKAVMLTSPNYYGVGADLTAIAAECHAHHIPLFIDEAHGAHYGHHSRFPSSALKAGADGVVQSTHKMLAAMTMGAMLHIQGPRINRTLSKQRLSMLQSSSPSYPIMASLDLSRYLIDQYGTELFEKGLEARDSFVQGIAESDRFEVLKISCSDAQHRENKQTAITLNTDTDTDTDIDIDIDTARGRLAESSGEKIAHWTQDPFKVVIYDRMNVLSGTELQKLLEQHGCFPEMSDDRYVVLVFSLGSRMEDTIQALQALQQIEEQLVITDSRTQIQEDNRHEAIAETVFSYSDTLDEPVDTKRYESDLHNNRIPLISEPVEFTMIPVSEEQIEAISLEQANGRRSAEMIIPYPPGIPILYPGEYIGEQVHAQLMLVRNHHMKVQGAMDTSLNTIRVYI